A window from Leuconostoc mesenteroides subsp. mesenteroides encodes these proteins:
- the mfd gene encoding transcription-repair coupling factor, translating to MTLIDFLSDTLTIKKLNKQATVNSVQLLLGVNGTARAASIAALYRKNPRPMLVISDTQVHADQFFDDLSSLLENQVYNFPAEESIATEMAISSSELRLQRVQTLLALKTEKPIIVVTSLAGAERLVPKKQALEQAHLHVKVGDAYDLNVIKDTLMMMGYTPTKLVQTPGEFAHRGSIIDVYPITSDDPIRLDFFDDELDQLKSFDVTTQKSSTSLDEINIDPATDFIVSERQYDQAKLAIESAFSDYRTNLSGIDKKHATDGFASTQYMLNERERGSRLVPYATFFFDGQTTLLDYFPVDSLLIIDEYTRLMETRLQQMTRDQEWIEQQVESYQLLPKQTFRAEIADLLSSNQHATIYLANFQRGLNRIQFTNIEEVTTRPANQYYGQIKALKNDLIYAQESGNTMVLLIPDAKRRANFSRSLSELEVPITETRDVVTNKVQMMPGELSAGFEWPKLHLTVLTTHELFTQAKRSTPRTRKIANSERLKSYNELNVGDYVVHINHGIGRYEGLQTIEADGGKQDYLTVAYQQNAKIFIPVTQLNLIQKYVGASDVAKKPKLNKLGGSEWAKTKRQVAAKIEDIADDLLELYAKREAQQGYAFPPDDYDQIKFDDSFGYPETPDQIRSIEEIKSDMQKLRPMDRLLVGDVGFGKTEVALRAVFKAAHAGKQVAFLAPTTILVQQHYETMLARFSDFPEIKIGVLSRFQTPAQNKIIIEQLQNHEIDVVVGTHRLLSKDVDFVDLGLLIIDEEQRFGVKHKERLKQLRTSVDVLTLTATPIPRTLNMAMVGARDLSVIETPPANRYPIQTYVLAMDWKIVRDAIEKEIARNGQVFYLHNRVADLDRIVSQIEELIPSARVAAIHGQMSETQLESILYDFLNGQYDVLVTTTIIETGVDIPNANTLIIENADHMGLAQLYQLRGRVGRSTRLAYAYFTYPFTRTPSEEAEKRLEAIRDFTELGSGFRIAMRDLSIRGAGDLLGKQQHGFIDSVGYDMYTQMLKDTVAQKQGKQVTTTKPETDAELILGVLAYLPDEYVSDNAQKIELYSRIRQARTDAEFEDIESDMLDRFGEMPDEVARLLLVGQIKQLADQSQITNIRRQRKQLIITFNESATTSLAGEAIFETMVDVPLKAAVRTEKNNLQVIFTVNDVAESSIWLNILRNFLLVIIDKLSAKTFN from the coding sequence TATCTGACACGCAAGTGCATGCTGATCAATTTTTTGATGATTTGTCATCTTTGCTTGAAAATCAAGTCTACAACTTTCCAGCAGAAGAGTCTATTGCTACAGAAATGGCCATCAGTTCCTCTGAATTACGACTACAACGTGTACAAACATTACTCGCTTTAAAAACAGAAAAACCAATAATTGTGGTTACAAGTTTGGCAGGGGCAGAACGTTTGGTGCCTAAAAAACAGGCATTGGAACAAGCGCATTTACATGTTAAAGTTGGGGATGCTTACGATTTGAATGTCATTAAAGACACTTTAATGATGATGGGGTATACGCCGACTAAATTGGTCCAAACCCCAGGTGAATTCGCACATCGAGGATCAATTATTGATGTTTATCCAATTACTTCTGATGATCCAATTCGACTTGATTTTTTTGATGATGAATTGGATCAATTAAAAAGTTTCGATGTTACAACGCAAAAAAGTAGTACCAGTTTGGACGAAATCAATATTGATCCGGCGACAGATTTTATTGTATCAGAGCGTCAGTATGATCAAGCAAAGTTAGCGATTGAAAGTGCTTTTAGCGATTACCGTACCAATTTAAGCGGAATTGATAAAAAGCATGCCACAGATGGATTTGCTTCGACACAGTATATGCTGAACGAACGAGAAAGAGGGAGTAGGTTAGTACCGTACGCTACTTTTTTCTTTGATGGCCAGACAACCCTACTTGACTATTTCCCAGTCGATTCGCTACTCATCATTGATGAATACACACGATTAATGGAAACACGACTGCAGCAGATGACACGTGATCAGGAATGGATCGAGCAACAAGTTGAATCGTATCAGTTATTACCAAAACAAACGTTTCGAGCTGAAATCGCAGACTTATTATCAAGTAATCAACATGCGACGATTTATTTAGCTAATTTTCAGCGTGGACTCAACCGAATTCAGTTTACCAATATTGAAGAAGTGACAACGCGTCCTGCCAACCAGTATTATGGACAAATTAAAGCATTGAAAAATGATTTAATATATGCACAGGAATCTGGTAATACAATGGTATTATTAATTCCTGATGCCAAACGACGGGCTAATTTCTCACGCAGTTTATCTGAATTAGAAGTGCCAATTACTGAAACACGAGATGTGGTGACAAACAAAGTACAAATGATGCCAGGTGAGCTATCAGCTGGATTTGAATGGCCAAAATTACATTTGACCGTACTAACTACACATGAACTATTTACACAAGCAAAGCGTTCTACACCGCGAACCCGTAAAATAGCTAACTCAGAGCGTTTGAAATCCTATAATGAGTTAAATGTGGGTGATTACGTTGTTCACATTAATCATGGTATTGGCCGCTATGAAGGCTTGCAAACCATTGAAGCAGATGGTGGTAAACAGGATTATTTGACGGTTGCTTATCAGCAAAATGCGAAAATATTTATTCCTGTCACACAACTTAATCTAATTCAAAAATATGTTGGTGCATCTGATGTTGCTAAGAAACCTAAGTTGAATAAATTAGGTGGTAGTGAGTGGGCTAAAACAAAAAGGCAAGTTGCGGCAAAAATTGAAGATATTGCTGATGATTTATTAGAGTTATATGCTAAACGCGAAGCGCAGCAAGGGTACGCTTTTCCACCTGATGATTATGATCAAATTAAGTTTGATGATTCGTTTGGCTATCCAGAAACACCTGATCAAATTCGTAGTATCGAAGAAATTAAATCTGATATGCAAAAGCTACGACCAATGGATAGATTACTTGTGGGAGATGTTGGTTTTGGCAAAACAGAAGTTGCTTTACGTGCTGTTTTTAAAGCTGCCCACGCTGGTAAACAGGTTGCTTTTCTAGCGCCAACTACAATTTTGGTTCAACAACATTATGAAACAATGTTGGCTAGATTTAGTGATTTTCCAGAAATTAAAATTGGTGTATTAAGTCGGTTTCAAACACCTGCCCAGAATAAAATCATTATTGAACAGCTTCAAAATCACGAAATTGATGTAGTTGTCGGTACGCATCGTTTGTTGAGTAAAGATGTGGACTTTGTAGATCTTGGTCTACTGATCATAGATGAGGAGCAGCGATTTGGTGTTAAGCATAAAGAAAGACTAAAACAGTTACGAACAAGTGTTGACGTCCTAACACTAACTGCAACGCCAATTCCACGTACGCTTAATATGGCCATGGTTGGTGCCCGTGATCTATCTGTCATTGAAACACCACCTGCAAATCGATATCCAATTCAAACTTATGTTTTGGCAATGGATTGGAAAATAGTTCGTGATGCGATTGAAAAAGAAATTGCACGTAACGGCCAAGTTTTTTATCTACACAATCGTGTTGCTGACCTAGACCGTATTGTTAGTCAAATAGAAGAGTTAATCCCGTCGGCAAGGGTAGCTGCAATTCATGGGCAAATGTCAGAAACACAGCTTGAAAGCATTCTCTATGACTTTTTGAATGGACAATATGATGTTCTAGTAACAACCACAATTATTGAAACAGGTGTCGATATTCCTAATGCAAATACTTTAATTATTGAAAATGCTGACCACATGGGTTTGGCACAGCTTTATCAATTACGTGGTCGTGTTGGGCGTTCGACACGTTTAGCGTATGCATATTTTACTTATCCGTTTACGCGGACACCTTCAGAAGAAGCCGAAAAAAGGCTTGAAGCCATACGCGATTTCACGGAACTGGGTTCAGGGTTCAGAATCGCTATGCGTGATTTAAGTATTCGCGGTGCCGGTGATTTGCTCGGTAAGCAACAACACGGATTTATTGATTCAGTGGGGTATGACATGTATACTCAAATGTTGAAAGATACTGTGGCACAAAAACAAGGAAAGCAAGTTACGACAACCAAACCAGAGACGGATGCAGAATTAATCTTAGGTGTGCTGGCCTATTTGCCAGATGAGTACGTTAGCGATAATGCACAAAAAATTGAATTATATTCGCGCATCCGGCAGGCTAGAACAGATGCAGAATTTGAAGATATTGAATCTGATATGCTAGACCGTTTTGGTGAAATGCCAGATGAGGTAGCTCGTTTATTGCTCGTAGGTCAAATTAAGCAGTTAGCTGATCAGTCACAAATTACGAATATACGACGTCAAAGGAAACAATTAATCATAACTTTTAATGAATCAGCTACGACAAGCTTAGCGGGTGAGGCCATATTTGAGACAATGGTTGACGTGCCTTTAAAAGCAGCTGTGCGAACAGAAAAGAATAATTTACAAGTGATTTTCACTGTGAATGATGTCGCAGAAAGTAGTATCTGGCTCAATATTTTACGTAACTTTTTGTTAGTTATTATTGACAAATTATCAGCAAAAACATTCAATTGA
- a CDS encoding RNA-binding S4 domain-containing protein gives MRLDKYLKISRLIKRRTVAKEIADQGRISINGKVAKSSSDVSTNDELEIRFGNKTLTVKVSKIVETTKKEESADMYEVISEKFQQDFRKIGDE, from the coding sequence ATGCGTTTAGATAAATATCTTAAAATTTCGCGGTTAATTAAGCGTCGGACGGTCGCAAAAGAAATTGCTGACCAAGGACGAATATCAATTAACGGTAAAGTTGCTAAATCATCATCGGATGTGTCTACAAATGATGAATTAGAAATACGCTTTGGAAACAAAACGTTGACAGTTAAAGTAAGTAAAATTGTTGAAACAACTAAAAAAGAAGAATCTGCTGATATGTACGAAGTGATTAGTGAGAAATTTCAGCAAGATTTCCGTAAAATTGGTGATGAATAA